One region of Bosea sp. 29B genomic DNA includes:
- a CDS encoding RNA pseudouridine synthase — MTTPERPVLSQDDLPFALLHRDAMMLVIDKPAGLPVHRGPAAKGRIIPVLTDHLDALRFGLPRRPEAAHRLDKDTSGCLVLGRHPRAMAQLNQLFRDGRIEKIYWAVVEGEPAEDAGLIDLPLGKRSPERGWWMKPDPEGLPSQTRYRVLGRGHVDGTAIAWLALEPLTGRTHQLRVHCAASFGPIHGDEIYGTAPRDAGPGLHLHAQSISIPLNPKRDPVTIVAPPPPHMYAALAACGWPGGDKLS; from the coding sequence ATGACCACGCCCGAGCGACCAGTCCTTTCGCAGGACGACCTGCCCTTCGCGTTGCTGCATCGCGACGCGATGATGCTCGTCATCGACAAGCCGGCGGGACTTCCGGTGCATCGCGGCCCGGCGGCGAAAGGCCGCATCATCCCGGTGCTGACCGACCATCTCGACGCCCTGCGCTTTGGCCTGCCACGCCGGCCCGAGGCGGCGCACCGGCTCGACAAGGACACTTCCGGCTGCCTCGTGCTCGGTCGGCACCCGCGCGCCATGGCGCAGCTCAACCAGCTCTTCCGCGATGGCCGCATCGAGAAAATCTACTGGGCGGTCGTCGAGGGCGAACCCGCCGAGGATGCGGGGTTGATCGACCTGCCCCTAGGCAAGCGCTCGCCCGAGCGCGGCTGGTGGATGAAACCAGACCCCGAAGGCCTGCCTTCGCAGACACGCTACCGCGTGCTCGGCCGCGGCCATGTCGACGGCACGGCCATCGCCTGGCTGGCGCTTGAGCCGCTGACCGGCCGCACCCACCAATTGCGTGTGCACTGCGCCGCCAGCTTCGGGCCGATCCACGGTGACGAAATCTACGGCACGGCGCCGCGCGATGCCGGTCCGGGCCTGCACCTGCATGCACAAAGCATCTCGATTCCGCTCAATCCGAAGCGCGATCCGGTGACGATCGTCGCCCCGCCGCCACCGCATATGTACGCGGCGCTCGCGGCCTGCGGCTGGCCTGGCGGCGATAAGCTTTCCTAA
- a CDS encoding DUF6875 domain-containing protein, with product MLDKVARVAEARDALLTFAQARADIAADAGANAALATLLGWVESYLMREHPDLGRTGAVCPFTRQAARINTARLAICTAGPDEEERAFALIHGSFGALDAIPCKPGMVHFRTVIVGFPNCSDERGVAMLQRVQKRHKVYSLARGRMIGLMYEASEAPGLWNRDFRPLRAPLPVLAIRHMVEHDAPFAARHPLLLAPYLAKFRLAGAKRLIDHLRGQE from the coding sequence ATGCTGGACAAGGTGGCGAGAGTGGCGGAAGCGCGCGATGCGCTGCTGACCTTCGCGCAGGCGCGGGCCGACATCGCGGCTGATGCCGGGGCGAATGCCGCGCTCGCTACGCTTTTGGGCTGGGTCGAGAGCTATCTGATGCGCGAGCATCCCGATCTCGGCCGCACCGGCGCCGTCTGCCCCTTCACCCGCCAGGCTGCACGCATCAACACGGCGCGGCTCGCCATCTGCACCGCCGGCCCCGACGAGGAGGAGCGCGCCTTCGCTTTGATCCACGGCAGCTTCGGCGCGCTCGACGCCATCCCCTGCAAGCCCGGCATGGTGCATTTCCGCACGGTCATCGTCGGCTTCCCGAACTGCAGCGATGAACGCGGCGTCGCGATGCTGCAGCGCGTCCAGAAGCGGCATAAGGTCTATTCGCTCGCGCGCGGCCGGATGATCGGGCTCATGTACGAGGCTTCCGAAGCGCCGGGCTTGTGGAACCGCGATTTCCGGCCCTTGCGGGCCCCCCTGCCGGTCCTCGCCATCCGTCACATGGTCGAGCACGATGCGCCCTTCGCCGCCCGGCATCCGCTGTTGCTCGCCCCCTATCTCGCGAAGTTCCGCCTGGCGGGGGCCAAGCGCCTGATCGATCACCTCCGCGGCCAGGAATGA
- a CDS encoding GNAT family N-acetyltransferase, protein MPAKSMRRDTEGSPSPGDAVAASFSVEILTGRDAFLALKPEWDALFARAGLPQQLFQRHAFLRHWCDHYLPAGDRLCLVVGRESDRLVMLWPLERRRRLGLELVRLMGAPVAQFGDILVEPGPRREHWLERGWEALRRHGIDLVELRLVRADAALAHCGRLALVAPVVSQEAPFADLALRVAPDGPSLAYPARDRSNYRRRLRRLAERGEIVFAHQEPGPEAGALAEQAVAMKRDSLAQHGIVAPAVSNLRFGRFFAALAAEPNEDTGLRLSVVTCDDRPVGIDLSFDCKGRSFGHVIASDLAFEREGLGRVLIHHAFASARARGNAIFDLLAPADPYKREHADGAVPVRDFTVPLSWRGQLACDLALPQLRPTLKAIVKRLPAGWVQRFAGSGS, encoded by the coding sequence ATGCCCGCCAAGTCCATGCGCCGGGACACGGAAGGATCGCCCTCGCCCGGCGATGCGGTGGCGGCGAGCTTCTCCGTCGAGATCCTGACCGGCCGCGACGCTTTCCTCGCCCTGAAACCCGAATGGGACGCGCTTTTCGCCCGCGCCGGCCTGCCGCAGCAGCTCTTCCAGCGCCATGCCTTCCTGCGGCACTGGTGCGATCACTATCTGCCTGCCGGCGATCGCCTCTGCCTGGTCGTGGGCCGCGAGTCCGACCGCCTGGTCATGCTCTGGCCGCTTGAGCGCCGGCGCCGCCTCGGTCTCGAGCTGGTGCGCCTGATGGGTGCGCCGGTGGCCCAGTTCGGCGATATCCTCGTCGAGCCAGGCCCGCGACGCGAGCACTGGCTGGAGCGCGGCTGGGAAGCACTGCGCCGGCACGGGATCGACCTCGTCGAATTGCGGCTTGTCCGTGCCGACGCGGCACTTGCCCATTGCGGCCGGCTCGCGCTGGTCGCCCCAGTGGTGAGCCAGGAAGCGCCATTCGCCGACCTCGCCTTGCGCGTTGCGCCGGACGGACCGAGCCTCGCCTACCCGGCGCGCGACCGCTCGAATTATCGCCGCCGCCTTCGCCGGCTCGCCGAGCGCGGCGAGATCGTCTTCGCTCATCAGGAGCCCGGTCCCGAGGCGGGAGCGCTGGCCGAGCAGGCGGTGGCGATGAAGCGCGACTCGCTCGCCCAGCATGGCATCGTTGCCCCCGCGGTCTCGAACCTGCGCTTCGGGCGCTTCTTCGCAGCCCTGGCCGCCGAACCGAACGAGGATACGGGGCTGCGTCTCTCGGTCGTCACCTGCGACGATCGCCCGGTCGGAATCGATCTGTCCTTCGATTGCAAGGGCCGCAGCTTCGGCCATGTCATCGCCAGCGACCTCGCCTTCGAGCGCGAAGGTCTCGGGCGGGTGCTGATCCACCACGCTTTCGCCAGCGCCAGGGCGCGCGGCAACGCGATCTTCGATCTCCTGGCGCCCGCCGACCCTTACAAGCGTGAGCACGCTGATGGGGCCGTGCCGGTCCGTGACTTCACGGTGCCCCTGAGCTGGCGCGGGCAGCTCGCCTGCGACCTCGCGCTGCCGCAGCTGCGGCCGACGTTGAAGGCGATCGTCAAGCGCCTGCCGGCAGGCTGGGTGCAACGCTTTGCGGGGTCCGGGAGCTAG
- a CDS encoding 4a-hydroxytetrahydrobiopterin dehydratase: MGHDRPKRLSPEARKEALSVLTGWTLVEGREAMSKRFVFRDFNEAFGWMSRVALLAEKLDHHPEWSNVYKTVVVTLSTHDAGGLTELDVRLARAMDAMAS, encoded by the coding sequence TTGGGACATGACCGCCCGAAGCGCCTGAGTCCGGAGGCCCGCAAGGAGGCATTGTCGGTCCTGACCGGCTGGACGCTGGTCGAAGGCCGCGAGGCGATGAGCAAGCGCTTCGTCTTCCGCGACTTCAACGAGGCCTTCGGCTGGATGAGCCGAGTGGCGCTGCTCGCCGAGAAGCTCGATCATCACCCGGAATGGTCGAACGTCTACAAGACCGTCGTGGTGACGCTGTCGACCCATGATGCCGGTGGCCTGACTGAGCTCGACGTCAGGCTGGCGCGCGCCATGGACGCGATGGCGAGCTAG
- the thpR gene encoding RNA 2',3'-cyclic phosphodiesterase, producing the protein MPRLFTALEIPAEVASTLTLHRGGLVGARWIEAADYHITLRFLGDVDRRMAHDVDSFLNDVGGEPLTITLDQLGSFGGDRPRAVFARVQPSPKLNELQAELERLMRRLGLPAESRKFTPHVTLARLRDVSPADVAHYLALHPIVRPISFMARRLALMSSRDSIGGGPYVLEAAYPLGLHYPNRPLGALSQRR; encoded by the coding sequence ATGCCTAGGCTGTTCACCGCGCTAGAGATTCCCGCCGAGGTCGCCTCGACCCTGACGCTGCATCGCGGCGGATTGGTCGGCGCCCGCTGGATCGAGGCCGCCGACTACCACATCACCTTGCGCTTCCTGGGTGATGTCGATCGGCGCATGGCCCATGACGTCGACAGCTTCCTCAACGATGTCGGCGGCGAGCCGCTGACGATCACGCTCGATCAGCTCGGCAGCTTCGGTGGCGATCGGCCGCGCGCCGTGTTCGCTCGTGTCCAGCCCTCGCCGAAGCTCAATGAGCTGCAGGCAGAGCTGGAGCGATTGATGCGGCGGCTCGGCCTGCCGGCCGAATCACGCAAGTTCACGCCGCATGTGACGCTGGCGCGCTTGCGGGACGTCTCGCCGGCCGACGTCGCGCATTACCTCGCTCTGCATCCGATCGTGCGACCGATCAGCTTCATGGCGCGGCGCCTGGCGCTGATGTCGTCGCGCGATTCGATCGGCGGCGGCCCCTATGTGCTGGAGGCGGCCTATCCGCTCGGCCTGCACTATCCGAACCGCCCACTCGGCGCGCTTTCGCAGCGGAGGTAA
- a CDS encoding aldo/keto reductase, giving the protein MDHRRLGRTDLKVSAICLGTMTFGQQNTQAEGHAQMDYALDQGVNFFDTAELYSIPPKPETQGATETIIGSWFKARGNRDKVILASKIVGRSSNDWFRDDKGPTRVNRRQIEEAVDKSLKRLQTDYIDLYQIHFPDRPMQWGSNPTRFNQAAFTKAEDETPFAEQLDAFTAMVKAGKIRHLGLSNESAWGTMSFLAAAKDGDRSRVQSIQNAYNLLNRTFETALAEIAMREEVGLLAYSPLGQGYLTGKYLDGARPAGARSTLFDRGQRYETAGAEEAIKAYVGLAREAGLDPAQMALAFVTSRCFVTSNIIGATSMEQLRTAIGSASVTISPELEAKIDAIHQRVGNPCP; this is encoded by the coding sequence ATGGACCACCGCCGTCTCGGCCGCACCGATCTCAAGGTCTCGGCGATCTGCCTGGGCACGATGACCTTCGGCCAGCAGAACACGCAGGCCGAGGGCCATGCGCAGATGGACTACGCGCTCGACCAGGGCGTGAATTTTTTCGACACGGCCGAACTCTATTCGATTCCGCCGAAGCCGGAGACGCAAGGAGCGACCGAGACGATCATCGGCAGCTGGTTCAAGGCGCGCGGCAATCGCGACAAGGTGATCCTGGCGTCCAAGATCGTTGGCCGCTCCAGCAATGACTGGTTCCGCGACGACAAGGGCCCGACCCGGGTCAACCGCAGGCAGATCGAGGAAGCCGTCGACAAGAGCCTGAAGCGGCTGCAGACCGACTATATCGACCTCTACCAGATTCATTTCCCCGACCGGCCGATGCAATGGGGCTCGAACCCGACGCGCTTCAACCAGGCTGCATTTACGAAAGCCGAGGACGAGACACCGTTCGCCGAGCAGCTCGACGCCTTCACCGCCATGGTCAAGGCCGGCAAGATCCGCCATCTCGGCCTCTCGAATGAGAGCGCCTGGGGCACGATGAGCTTCCTCGCCGCGGCGAAGGATGGCGATCGATCCCGTGTCCAGTCGATCCAGAACGCCTACAATCTCCTGAACCGCACCTTCGAGACGGCGCTGGCCGAGATCGCCATGCGCGAAGAGGTCGGGCTGCTCGCCTATTCGCCGCTCGGCCAGGGCTATCTCACCGGCAAGTACCTGGATGGCGCCCGGCCCGCCGGGGCGCGCTCGACACTGTTCGATCGTGGCCAGCGCTACGAGACCGCCGGCGCAGAAGAGGCGATCAAGGCCTATGTCGGGCTCGCGCGCGAGGCCGGGCTCGACCCGGCCCAGATGGCGCTGGCCTTCGTGACCTCGCGCTGCTTCGTCACCTCGAACATCATCGGGGCGACCAGCATGGAGCAGCTCAGGACGGCGATCGGCTCCGCTTCGGTGACGATCTCACCGGAGCTGGAAGCGAAGATCGACGCGATCCATCAGCGGGTCGGCAACCCCTGTCCATGA
- a CDS encoding arylesterase: MNSSTFAQTKPLKLVALGDSLSAGYNLPGSAAFPTVLEKMLRDKGISVEIANAGVSGDTSQGGLERLDWSVPDGTDGVILELGANDALRGVDPALTEKSLDAIVTGLKARGIPVLLAGMYAPRSNGPDYVARFDAIYPKLAEKHGLILYPFFLDGIAGDRVLNQPDMLHPTAEGVRVIAQRILPTVERFLASLRPRS, encoded by the coding sequence ATGAACAGCTCCACCTTCGCCCAGACCAAGCCTCTCAAGCTGGTGGCGCTCGGCGACAGTTTGAGCGCCGGCTATAATCTGCCCGGCAGCGCCGCCTTCCCGACGGTGCTGGAGAAGATGCTGCGCGACAAGGGGATTTCGGTCGAGATCGCCAATGCCGGCGTCTCCGGCGACACCTCGCAGGGCGGGCTGGAGCGGCTCGACTGGTCGGTGCCCGACGGGACCGATGGCGTCATCCTCGAGCTCGGCGCCAATGACGCCCTGCGCGGGGTCGATCCGGCGCTGACCGAGAAGTCACTTGACGCGATCGTGACCGGATTGAAGGCGCGTGGCATTCCGGTCCTCCTCGCCGGCATGTATGCGCCGCGCAGCAATGGCCCCGACTACGTCGCCCGCTTCGACGCGATCTATCCGAAGCTTGCCGAAAAACATGGGCTCATCCTCTATCCCTTCTTTCTGGACGGGATCGCCGGGGACCGGGTATTGAACCAGCCCGACATGCTGCATCCGACGGCTGAAGGCGTGCGCGTCATCGCGCAGCGCATCCTGCCGACGGTGGAGCGGTTCCTCGCCTCCCTGCGCCCGCGCTCCTGA
- a CDS encoding ABC transporter ATP-binding protein, protein MSEGTPAVIELRDVELSLGRGAARVHILKGVSLAIPQGQATGLVGPSGSGKSTLLMTMAGLERPDSGLVKVAGQDFGALGEDLLALFRGRHIGIVFQSFHLVPTMTARENVALPLELAGADDAFERAAAELRNVGLGERMDHYPAQLSGGEQQRVAIARAVAPDPAILVADEPTGNLDESTGRSIVDLIFALRRERGATLVLVTHDLSLAGSCDRTVRLRAGRIETEAGTEALAI, encoded by the coding sequence GTGAGCGAAGGAACCCCGGCGGTGATCGAACTGCGCGATGTCGAGCTCAGTCTGGGGCGCGGCGCCGCCCGCGTCCATATCCTCAAGGGCGTCTCGCTGGCGATTCCGCAAGGGCAGGCCACCGGCCTCGTCGGCCCGTCTGGCTCCGGCAAGTCGACGCTGCTGATGACCATGGCCGGGCTGGAGCGGCCCGATTCCGGGCTGGTGAAGGTCGCTGGCCAGGATTTCGGCGCGCTCGGTGAGGACTTGCTCGCCCTCTTCCGCGGCCGGCATATCGGCATCGTCTTCCAGTCCTTCCATCTCGTGCCGACGATGACCGCCCGCGAGAACGTCGCCCTGCCGCTGGAGCTCGCCGGCGCGGACGACGCTTTCGAGCGCGCCGCGGCCGAACTGCGCAATGTCGGCCTCGGCGAGCGCATGGATCACTACCCGGCCCAGCTTTCCGGCGGCGAGCAGCAGCGGGTCGCCATCGCCCGCGCCGTTGCGCCCGACCCGGCGATCCTCGTCGCCGACGAGCCGACCGGAAATCTCGACGAGAGCACTGGCCGCTCGATCGTCGACCTGATCTTCGCGCTCCGGCGCGAGCGCGGCGCCACTCTCGTGCTGGTCACCCATGATCTCTCGCTCGCCGGCAGCTGCGACCGCACCGTCCGCCTGCGTGCCGGGCGGATCGAGACCGAGGCCGGCACCGAGGCGCTGGCGATTTAG
- a CDS encoding FtsX-like permease family protein, whose product MHAPVKPSASPSTPARRPAGLKLALRLAWRDLRGGLRGFGVFIACLALGVMAIAAVSSASRGLSEGLGREGRRILGGDAAFSLIHREPTAEEHAFLARHGRVSTIATLRSMANAGEKGAALVELKAVDGSYPSIGELRTDPAQPAADLLALRDGAYGGIADPVLFGRLDLKPGDTVLIGSARVQLRASLTSEPDKIAAGVGFGPRLILSQDALRASELLQPGSLVRWTARAILPDGANTDAALETLLASATREQPNAGWEVRSRANAAPNFQRNIERFTQFLTLVGLTALLVGGVGVANAVRRFVEAKRLDFATLKAIGATGGRVVAIHLTEVMLVAGFGIAIGLALGAAAPFALGYMLADILPLPFEPTLAPVELAIAALYGLLTALVFAIIPLGRAHDVPVSALFRDQIEPDRRQPRWFYRAIFLAALAGLVGVALVFAYDRRIALIYIGAAAGIFLLLRLIAWGLMALARRAGRPKRPALRMALANTYRPGALTQSLVLSLGLGVALLSTLAFIDVSLRRQLTQSMPQKAPSFFFLDIPNAQAAAFDRFLAEQRPGAHVERVPMMRGRIVSVNDVPAEQIKASEQMAWVLEGDRGITYSTAMPEASRLASGEWWPENYRGEPLVSFDARAVEGLGLKLGDKLTVNVLGRNISARIANFRDIEWRSLGINFVMVFSPNTFAGAPHTNLATVTDKGATPAASDAALMRQLAIAFPAVTAVRVKDALEAVNTIVGQLAGAIRGASGLAISASLLVLAGALAAGQRARLYDAMILKTLGATRRFILSSYILEYAGIGVVSALFGLLAGAAAGWGVVTQVMKIDFVPDPTGAIIAATAAIVVTVVFGLIGTLQILSKAPASHLRNL is encoded by the coding sequence ATGCACGCCCCCGTCAAACCCTCAGCTTCCCCCTCTACTCCAGCGCGCCGCCCGGCCGGCCTGAAGCTCGCCTTGCGCCTCGCCTGGCGCGATCTGCGCGGCGGCCTGCGCGGCTTCGGCGTCTTCATCGCCTGCCTGGCGCTCGGCGTCATGGCGATCGCCGCGGTGTCCTCGGCCTCGCGCGGCCTGAGCGAAGGCCTCGGCCGCGAGGGCCGGCGCATACTCGGCGGCGATGCCGCCTTCAGCCTGATCCACCGCGAGCCGACCGCCGAGGAACACGCCTTCCTCGCCCGCCATGGCCGGGTCTCGACCATCGCGACCCTGCGCAGCATGGCCAATGCCGGCGAGAAGGGCGCGGCCCTGGTCGAGCTCAAGGCTGTCGATGGCTCCTATCCCAGCATCGGCGAACTACGCACCGATCCCGCCCAGCCGGCGGCCGATCTGCTTGCCTTGCGCGACGGCGCCTATGGCGGCATCGCCGATCCCGTCCTGTTCGGCCGGCTCGACCTCAAGCCCGGCGACACCGTGCTGATCGGCTCGGCGCGGGTGCAATTGCGTGCCAGCCTGACCTCCGAGCCCGACAAGATCGCCGCCGGCGTCGGCTTCGGCCCGCGCCTGATCCTCTCGCAGGACGCGCTGCGGGCGTCCGAGCTGCTGCAGCCCGGCAGCCTGGTGCGCTGGACCGCTCGGGCCATCTTGCCCGATGGCGCCAATACCGATGCCGCGCTCGAGACCCTCCTCGCCAGCGCGACGCGCGAACAGCCGAATGCGGGCTGGGAAGTCCGCTCGCGCGCCAACGCCGCCCCGAATTTCCAACGCAATATCGAGCGCTTCACCCAATTCCTGACCCTGGTCGGACTGACCGCGCTCCTGGTCGGCGGTGTCGGCGTCGCCAATGCGGTGCGCCGCTTCGTCGAGGCCAAGCGGCTCGACTTCGCCACGCTGAAGGCGATCGGCGCCACCGGCGGCCGGGTCGTTGCCATCCATCTGACCGAGGTCATGCTCGTCGCCGGCTTCGGCATCGCGATTGGGCTCGCGCTCGGCGCTGCCGCGCCTTTCGCGCTTGGCTATATGCTTGCCGACATCCTGCCGCTGCCATTCGAGCCAACGCTCGCTCCGGTCGAACTCGCCATCGCCGCGCTCTACGGGCTGCTGACGGCGCTGGTGTTCGCCATCATCCCGCTCGGCCGCGCCCATGACGTTCCTGTCTCGGCGCTGTTCCGCGACCAGATCGAACCCGATCGGCGCCAGCCGCGCTGGTTCTATCGGGCGATCTTCCTGGCCGCGCTTGCCGGCCTCGTCGGCGTCGCGCTCGTCTTCGCCTATGATCGGCGCATCGCGCTGATCTATATCGGCGCCGCCGCCGGCATCTTTCTGCTGCTGCGGCTGATCGCCTGGGGCCTGATGGCACTGGCCCGCCGGGCCGGGCGTCCGAAGCGGCCGGCATTGCGCATGGCGCTCGCCAACACCTATCGGCCGGGCGCGCTGACCCAGTCGCTGGTGCTGTCGCTGGGCCTGGGCGTCGCCCTGCTCTCGACGCTCGCCTTCATCGACGTCAGCCTGCGCCGGCAACTGACCCAGTCCATGCCGCAGAAGGCGCCGAGTTTCTTCTTCCTCGACATCCCCAACGCCCAGGCCGCCGCCTTCGATCGCTTCCTCGCCGAGCAGCGCCCCGGCGCCCATGTCGAGCGCGTGCCGATGATGCGCGGCCGCATCGTCAGCGTGAACGACGTCCCGGCCGAGCAGATCAAGGCGAGCGAGCAGATGGCCTGGGTGCTCGAGGGCGACCGCGGCATCACCTATTCGACCGCCATGCCCGAGGCCTCCAGGCTCGCCTCGGGCGAGTGGTGGCCGGAGAACTATCGCGGCGAGCCGCTGGTCTCCTTCGATGCCCGCGCCGTCGAGGGGCTCGGCCTCAAGCTCGGCGACAAGCTGACCGTCAACGTGCTCGGCCGCAACATCAGCGCGCGCATCGCCAATTTCCGCGACATCGAATGGCGCTCGCTCGGCATCAACTTCGTCATGGTGTTCTCGCCGAACACCTTCGCCGGCGCGCCGCACACCAACCTCGCCACCGTCACCGACAAGGGCGCGACGCCCGCGGCCAGCGACGCCGCGCTGATGCGTCAGCTCGCCATCGCCTTCCCGGCGGTGACGGCGGTTCGGGTCAAGGACGCGCTGGAGGCGGTCAACACCATCGTCGGCCAGCTCGCCGGTGCGATTCGCGGCGCCTCCGGCCTCGCCATCAGCGCGAGCTTGCTGGTGCTGGCCGGTGCTCTGGCGGCCGGACAGAGGGCGCGGCTCTATGACGCGATGATCCTGAAGACGCTCGGCGCGACTCGCCGCTTCATACTTTCGTCGTACATCCTCGAATACGCAGGCATCGGTGTCGTGTCCGCCCTCTTCGGGCTTCTGGCAGGTGCCGCCGCGGGCTGGGGGGTCGTCACGCAAGTGATGAAGATAGATTTCGTCCCTGATCCGACAGGCGCTATTATCGCTGCGACTGCAGCCATCGTGGTCACCGTCGTGTTCGGATTGATCGGAACGCTGCAGATACTGTCGAAAGCGCCCGCTTCTCATCTGAGGAATTTATGA
- a CDS encoding Bax inhibitor-1/YccA family protein, with the protein MSDFDRNAQVWGTGRAQQTSAVEMDQGLRSFMLGVYNNMSIGLAITGLMAIGISMLAIAGYSPSGKVTALTPLGQALYLSPLKWVVMLAPLAFIFFFSFKAESMSSSTARAMFFAFAAVMGISLSSIFVVFTGESIAKVFFITAASFAGLSLFGYTTKKSLSGIGSFLIMGLIGLVIASVVNIFLASSALSFAISVIGVLVFAGLTAWDTQRLKEMYLYSDMDSESAAKLSVNGALSLYLNFVNMFQMLLSLFGSRQE; encoded by the coding sequence ATGAGCGATTTCGACCGCAACGCTCAGGTCTGGGGCACCGGCCGCGCCCAGCAGACCAGCGCCGTCGAGATGGACCAGGGCCTGCGCTCGTTCATGCTCGGCGTCTACAACAACATGAGCATCGGCCTGGCCATCACCGGCCTGATGGCGATCGGCATCTCGATGCTGGCGATCGCCGGCTACTCGCCCTCGGGCAAGGTCACCGCGCTGACGCCGCTCGGCCAGGCGCTGTACCTCAGCCCGCTGAAGTGGGTGGTGATGCTGGCGCCGCTGGCCTTCATCTTCTTCTTCTCGTTCAAGGCCGAGAGCATGAGCTCGTCGACCGCGCGCGCCATGTTCTTCGCCTTCGCGGCGGTGATGGGCATCTCGCTGTCGTCGATCTTCGTGGTCTTCACCGGTGAATCGATCGCCAAGGTGTTCTTCATCACCGCGGCCTCCTTCGCTGGCCTCAGCCTGTTCGGCTACACTACGAAGAAGTCGCTGTCGGGCATCGGCTCGTTCCTGATCATGGGCCTAATCGGCCTGGTGATCGCCTCGGTGGTCAACATCTTCCTGGCCTCGAGCGCTCTGTCCTTCGCCATCTCGGTGATCGGCGTGCTGGTCTTCGCCGGCCTGACCGCCTGGGATACGCAGCGCCTGAAGGAAATGTACCTGTACTCGGACATGGACTCCGAGTCGGCCGCGAAGCTCTCGGTGAACGGCGCCCTGTCGCTCTACCTGAACTTCGTCAACATGTTCCAGATGCTGCTCTCGCTCTTCGGCTCGCGCCAGGAGTGA
- a CDS encoding DUF2794 domain-containing protein, with translation MSESETPPGQRVGAVVTFPAAAAPSSVTFDRRELNELLNLYGRMVAAGEWRDYAIDFLRNKAQFSVFRRTAEVPLYRIVKDPSLARRQGTYSVVTATGLILKRGAELSRVLKVLDKRLSVVS, from the coding sequence ATGAGTGAAAGCGAAACTCCGCCAGGTCAGCGAGTGGGCGCTGTCGTCACCTTTCCGGCTGCTGCCGCGCCCTCCTCTGTGACCTTCGATCGCCGTGAGCTGAACGAGCTGCTCAACCTTTATGGCCGCATGGTCGCGGCTGGCGAGTGGCGCGATTACGCCATCGATTTCCTGCGCAACAAGGCACAGTTCTCGGTTTTTCGCCGCACGGCCGAGGTCCCACTCTACCGGATCGTCAAGGACCCGTCGCTGGCGCGGCGGCAGGGTACCTATTCGGTGGTGACCGCGACCGGGCTGATCCTGAAGCGCGGAGCCGAACTGAGCCGGGTGCTCAAGGTGCTCGACAAGCGGTTGAGCGTGGTGAGCTGA
- a CDS encoding peroxidase-related enzyme (This protein belongs to a clade of uncharacterized proteins related to peroxidases such as the alkylhydroperoxidase AhpD.) — MALSLPRAELSEPMQAYFAKCEEKLGYIPNVLAAYSHDDAKLQAFASFYNDLMLAPSGLSKLEREMIAVAVSSVNRCYYCLTAHGQAVRQLSGDPVLGEMMVMNYRAAQLSRRHRAMLDFSVKLTEEPHKIEEEDRQVLRAAGFGERDIWDIGAVAAFFNMSNRIASAVDMRPNPDYHGASR; from the coding sequence ATGGCGCTCTCTCTGCCGCGAGCCGAGCTTTCCGAGCCGATGCAGGCCTATTTCGCCAAATGCGAGGAAAAGCTCGGCTATATCCCGAACGTCCTGGCCGCCTATTCCCATGACGACGCCAAGCTCCAGGCCTTCGCCAGCTTCTACAATGATCTGATGCTGGCCCCGTCCGGCCTATCGAAGCTGGAGCGCGAGATGATCGCGGTCGCAGTCTCCAGCGTGAACCGCTGCTATTACTGCCTGACCGCGCATGGCCAGGCGGTGCGCCAGCTCTCGGGCGACCCCGTGCTCGGCGAGATGATGGTGATGAACTACCGCGCCGCTCAGCTCTCGCGGCGCCACCGCGCCATGCTCGACTTCTCGGTGAAGCTGACGGAAGAGCCGCACAAGATCGAGGAGGAGGATCGGCAGGTCCTGCGCGCCGCCGGCTTCGGCGAGCGCGACATCTGGGACATCGGGGCGGTCGCCGCCTTCTTCAACATGTCGAACCGAATCGCCTCGGCTGTCGATATGCGGCCCAATCCCGACTATCACGGCGCGTCGCGGTAA